TTATATTGTGGCACAGTGTAAAGGGTATTAGGTACTTTCCAAAGTACATGAAAGCTGCTTTTGATTTAAGAACTTATGCTTATTGCAAACACCTTTTGTAGCAAGTGAAAGTATATTAGAgatggcagggagctggggagatgAAGGCTACATACAAGGGGTAGGTAACAATTTAGGGCTGCTTTAGGTAACATACCCCTCCTTTTTTATTGTCCTGTATCCTCCTGCACTGtcttcttgctttctttcatGTAACTACTCTGAGGAAGATCCTCTGGAATGAATACTTCAATGCAAGCCTCTGCTTGGGAATATTAAAAACCTGCCCATTATTATTCTGGCAGTTTAGAGTTGTCTGCATGGCTGTTTCTTCATTTGCCTACactgcttggatttttttttttttgtggaacaGATCACAATTACCTAGGAAATTCTCCCTCCCACTCTGTTTGTCTGGGGATTAAAGAACCTTTCATATCAGATACCTGTCATGGCTGAGAGCTGCCTAATTACTATCCCAGCTCAAAGTAAGAGTAACTGAATACCTCCACAAGATCTTTTTGTTGTGTGTGACTTCGAAAAGTTGTGTACAGCACCAGTACCAGCATCACTGAAACcagagcagtgcagagcaggacaaaGAAAGCTGGGTGGATTCCTAGGAAAAAGCACAAGGACACATTTCTGAAATGacaaaatatcccagaaaaaGGCAACAGTGAGAAGGAAATGATGAAGAAATTTTAGGAGAAGTtttagagaaaagaaggaatgtgTGTAAGAAGGAATAAACTTTTCAGCCCTGATCACTCCAGATTTTTCTGAAATCTCAACAGTGGGAGAGGGGTTTGTGAGGATCTGTCCCTTTATGCCCTCTTTTGCACTTCTCCATCCTGTTACATGTTAGCCCCTGACTCCCCAGGGTGTTTGTGCTACCCCAAGAGGGCTCCGAGAGGATGGGAAGGACTCTCACCTCCACAGAGGATTCAGCCCTGCATGCTCACCAGTGCCTTCTGCAGTGAGCTGCCCTGTctgagcacagctggctcaCAGTGCCATGGTGTGACCACTCTGTGTCACAGCCGGGCTGTGCCCCATCCTCTTCACCTGGCCACCTATCCCCTCTCCCAGGTGGTTTAGGGACCCCAGGAGGGCCATGTGTGACCATGCATGGGGGTCACtggcaggagggacagagacTTGTAATGAAATGGAGGCCTAGAAAAATCTACCCTCAAAATTCCATAACTAAACTAAGCAATAAGAATTGGGACTGTTTAATTAAGATGGTGTTACAGACACATTTTCCTAGTTATTCTCTCTAACTACAAAAGCCGGActatttaaactgaaaaatatttcatttaagtAATACAGCCTTCCCAGAGTACTTAGTAGCTTCAAGACACTCTTGGGACTAAGAGTTCAGCAGAACACAAGAAGCTCAGAGCAATTACAGCAGGCGCATTATAAATTctcatttccctttttattccTCTTGTTTTAGGGATCCACACCACATTCCTGAAACCTCATCTGCAGGCTGGTTAATCCACGCTTGTCCCTAAGCTGTTTGGGACTCTCCGTGCTGCTCAGactccctgtccctcacctgctgGCCGCACTTTGATCCCGTGGTACGTCTGCAGCATTGTCACGCCGTTCTCCACCCTGACACTGAGGCAATACTGCCCCGCGTCCCTGAAGGTGTGGCTGAGGTTGTAGCAGGAGCCACTGATCTCCACCAGATGGCATTTGTCACCTTCAAGTGGAATGCACTCAGATTTTATAAGCCAGCATAATGCCAATGGTGGGCTGAAACAAGagcaaaaaggcaaaataaaaaaagggtgaaaactctgcaaaaaaaattcagcaaagtGCTTGGTTAAAATAGCAGAATAATTTTGAAACTAATGAAGCTAATTTAAATACAGATAAAGAAATAATCAACCGCACTGTTTGGTTTATAGCATATGCCAAATGGAAAAGTTCTTTGTGATGCTTCTATAAAGGCAGGTCTTTCAGCTGAGAGCTGAATACCTGCAAGGGTCATCAGTGGGCCACTGTGTGTAGAAAACTCCATAGTCCTTCTTCAATAAAGATAAAAGGAATCTTTTTTCCTGCACTTCCAAGGGAAGGTAGCTTTTTCTTTGTCCTTCTCACACAGAGATCACTGTCTGTACCACTGAAGCACACCCAAGactgttttaattaaaacaccCTGCACATGAAACTGGAAAGAAGATGAGCTCTGAACAAAGGACTAATAGCTGGAAAATGTAAGTAAATTTCAAGGATCACAGCATTCCCTAACAATAACAAAAGGGTTTTTATTTGCTCTCAAGCAATTTAGTGCACTTCATGGCCATGTGGCTTCTCATTTAACTGAAGCCTTTTTTTACCTTTCCAGATCCCTGTTTCAACTGATTCTGCTTGAACTCACCTTATGCGCTATAGACTGATTCTGGCAAACAGAGATTTTCTTTACcctattttattacttttttgtttcttatctCATTATTACATTCTTTGCTAAAGAAAGCATCAGGTTTATGTGTTTAGCTAATTTTCTAGCTTTGTTTTTGATAACCCATCTCTTTGTCACTGCATCTCTATCTTAAACTCCTCTTGCATCAGCCCCAGTCCTGTGACTAGGAGGTCACCAAGTCTGTTCCTAGTGATCTCAGGTTTACCTGTCATAGTTTTTGGCTGTTCATCTTTACTGGGATGCCATCTCCAGTTCCCATTCCTGCCAATATGCCTTTCTGAATGCAAACTGTGCTGCTTTGTCTGTTGGGACTGTTTATTCCTTTGGTAAATGACTCTGTTTGCTGCTCACTGCAAAACTCCAATGTGCTCTAATGCTGCAACTTGAGAGAACTTGTGCTAGGACTGAGGTGCTCATAACTCTCCTATTTTTCTATGATCCTTGCTGCATGAGGCTTCTGTGTCTTATTCATCTTGTGGCAATCTGAACTTTGCCAGAATCATTCCCCAAACCCATTAATCCCCTATGCCGGTCAAGCTTTGCTGCTATGCAACAGGACCTGGAATATATTTCAATTTAATAATAGGGAAATTAGTGAAGGAGAAAAGTTCAGAAAGAAGTTTTCAGATGTATTTTCCTCCCACTATTTCTCTGGCTACTTGTCTTTTAACATTCCCTttacaaagattaaaaaaaatagcatttgctTTACATAAGAGgattcttttcttctgtaaagaTGCAGGGTCTTTCAGGCTCTTAGAGCTCTTGGCATTTCAAGTCAGGAAATGCAATATTCAACAGTATTTTTGGGGGGAAggaggtggttttgttttttaataattgttCTGTGGGGTTCAACTGACTATTTTTAGGAAACACTGGGGAAAAACACTTAAAGAGACAATTTTAAGGAGGAAAGAAGTTGTGTTTGCGACTTACGTGCCATTGATATGAAGAGATAAATTCAAGTTTTCCATTACGTGAGTTTCTCTGGAGCCCACTATGTCAATACTTTTAACAGCATctgagaagaaatgaaaagccAGCATGTCACACTCCACATGTAAACTGGAGTCTCGCTGGTTTCCCAGTGAAGGTTTATTTCCACAGACTTGCAGATTGGAGCCTCATCAGTGACACAAATAATACTGTTTGTCTCACACCCCTAAAGGAAACCTACACTAGAGATGTTGTAAGTTTCCTGACTTTTTGtctgtttcctttttatatGTATAATCAActttattaattcttttcatttttagttcTGTGTTTCTTTACTCCCGAGGCTGATCAAATCAATGATTTGCTTGATTTAACTGATCTATTGTTTAGGGATAGCTGGTgtaaattaaacaaacaaatccaCCATAAGTTACCATAAATACTTTGTTGTTTGAATGGTATGTAAGACTTTTACAAAAGACAGTAAAATTGAAACTGAAGATTTTATCAGTTTCCGCCCGTTTTTCTGCCCTAGAAGAGCAAGCAGTCAGTTCTGCAGTGGAAACTTCACCGAATGATGTTGACCAGTCCTTGCACATGAAACAATGTTGAAGTTGTGTTACCATGCCAAAGCTAGATTGTATCTGTGCATACTAGATTGTATCTGTACATACACAGCTCGTTTCATGATTACCCAAGAGCTCCAGAGCTGTGGTAAAATCACCAGTTTTCTGCATCACTTCTCTTTCGTGTATGATGCTCCCAATCTGCTCCCATTCAGCCACGACCTTCAGGTGCACCGTGCGGTTCCCCATGGAGGAGCAGTTGCAGTAGACAAAGGGTTCCTTGGTAATCTGGTAAACTCTGTGTGCAACAGGAAAAGATTTAGAATCAAAACTGCCTTTTACCAAGTGCTTGCatatttctggtttaaaaaggGACAGGttctaatatattttctttgcagACAACGTTCTAGTGGCTGTGATTCTAATTCTACTTTATGTCCATGTAAACAAGGATATATATTTGTGGTATTTCCTATAGAACTACAAGATGCAGAGTAAatctctgcatttttaattaaagaaactAAAGATAATGCTAAAAGAAATCACAAAATTGAATAGGAATAGTCAGTAGGTTATGAAAACAACATTTATAGCAGGCGGACTATTAGCTAACTGATCTTATTGGGATTTTTCTCTAGATGAACATCTGAATCAGAGCCACCTTGAATAttcattaaagcaaaaaagtaaCCACACCTACCcatctccaaaatcccagttGTAGACAAATGATGCTGACTTGAAGTAATGACTTGGGTcatgaagagagaaagaaatccGGGTCACTGTGTCTGTGGAGGAGCTAGAACCATGTGTGGCAACTCTGCTGTCTTCTATCTGGGCTATAGTGAGGTTCCCTGTGATAAATTCTGCAgaataaaaaggggaaagaagaatGACAGCATCCTTCCACAgtatgctctgtgtgtgtatcaAAACATTCTTTCAGATGTACTGGGTAAGTCTTGCTGTGTCCCAGTCCAAGTGGTTAAGTGTATTTTACATCTATTACTCAGTGTTGTCATGCGTGTGAACGAGgcagtgaaatgaaaatattcattgAGGGTTATACAATGGGTTATGATAAAACATCCAATAGAACGAAGAGAAATAATCCTAGACTGATTGAGCTCAATATAAACTTTtactatatattttaaaaaactggtATTAATAGCAAGCATCTAGATTCAGAGTCAGGCCAGTACACAAACTCATCATGTCTGGGATGGTggtctttgtttgttttgtgaggGTTTTTAATATAGCTTCTTTTCCCCCTTAGTTTCAGCTATTTCTACAGAAATTAAGATTTGACTATTGTGAATAACAGATGTGCTACATATTATGAATACAGAAAGGGGGGAATGTTTTTATCTATGAGAGGTTCTTTGTTGGACAATGAGTGGCAAGGACTGATCTAAAAAATCCTCCCTAACCTACAAAGAGATATGATGAGACACCACCTCATTATAAAATTAATGGGCTATTGATTACCAGTAACAGACTCCTATCCTGTTAACAATTCATTAAATCTGGTTAACAGGCTTTTTGGTGATGCACAAATAATAATTGCAATTACTGTTGGAATGGGGCTGTAAATCCCTGTATCAGAGATTTGGTTAACCACAGCACGCCAGTAGttaatttgtaaataaaaaagCATATTTATAGTAATAGTTATTTATAGCATATTATAGTTACTATAACTTTATAGCTATGAATATTCCCAAAAAAATGAAGTTGCAGTTAGCAACATTTAGAAATGCAGCCATGATTTCAGATCCAATTTCAATACGCTTGGACagagctttaaaagaaaatataatgctctgctgtgctgattTGCTAAGATTTGCTGTGTCATGCaacagggaaaagcagcagattgGCACTGCTGATGGTCATCCTAACTTTAGGCCTAGAAACGCTGGAAGGCAGTAGAAGAAGCATTGTTCTTGGAGTTTGGACATTTCTGAGCCATGCTGATGTGTgaactgcagctgctgaagcaTCTGATTTCCAGTTCAGTTTCTCTAAGTGACAGAGGTAGGAAAACATGGGCAGCACCACACTTTCCTGTTGCTATAGGACACGAAAGAACACAAGCTCACACtgctgttctcaaggtgaagaaaaaaagaagtttattttctaactctaacatttatagttttccaagaGTGACGGtagattggagggtgacagtgccacctctccaataaCACTAAACAGACTAACAGTCCATCAACTTTCTCTTCCTccataaaaaaatgcaaaacagtgaattatttacaaaaagtgtgtgagaaagttcactacaagaatgtcaacatcagaaagcttaaaaaatcttaaaaaaccgGGGTGACACTTTCCTCCTGGGTGTAGAGAGACTAGA
This genomic window from Molothrus aeneus isolate 106 chromosome 16, BPBGC_Maene_1.0, whole genome shotgun sequence contains:
- the TMEM130 gene encoding transmembrane protein 130, translated to MRWLLCALLLLLRLQLGHGRSPAAELYSLEITNNGPITTGAQATVQARLRMKNENATSNWYHFNWVYAPLILIEKSEQQFNSIINVTGEFPGTFPVSVWVTHKNCWLCRPIARNVTVLQITEFITGNLTIAQIEDSRVATHGSSSSTDTVTRISFSLHDPSHYFKSASFVYNWDFGDGVYQITKEPFVYCNCSSMGNRTVHLKVVAEWEQIGSIIHEREVMQKTGDFTTALELLDAVKSIDIVGSRETHVMENLNLSLHINGTPPLALCWLIKSECIPLEGDKCHLVEISGSCYNLSHTFRDAGQYCLSVRVENGVTMLQTYHGIKVRPAGIHPAFFVLLCTALVSVMLVLVLYTTFRSHTQQKDLVEVADFDFSPLSDEHRSNHPKSGCGPVCCRSCFLQPSKEAAWESHELLHSLYKPVKMYTL